Proteins from a genomic interval of Chionomys nivalis chromosome 7, mChiNiv1.1, whole genome shotgun sequence:
- the LOC130877572 gene encoding polyunsaturated fatty acid lipoxygenase ALOX15-like: MGVFCIRVSTGCSLYAGSIDKVHLWLVGEHGEASLGMLPAPQRNSEVEFQVDVPEHLGPLLFVKVQKLHYFLDDAWFCNWISVKGPGDQGAEYRFPCYRWVQGTRILSLPEGTGCTVVEDTQGLFRKHREEELEERKSLYRWDNWKNGGVLNVAATSLSDLPVDERFREDKKVEFEASRVWGKADVLLNFPINSLTSWKDLDDFTWVFKLGRTKLAERVRSSWKEDAFFGYQFLNGANPMVLRRSTQLPSRLEFPRGMEKLQAELHKELEEGTLFEADFSLLNGIKANVIQSRQQYLAAPLVMLKLQPDGQLLPMAIQLELPKTGLDPPPIFTPADPPVDWLLAKCWVRSSDIQLHEIQSHFLRGHLMAEVFSVATRRTLPSVHPVFKLLVPHLLYTLEINVRARSDLIGESGFFDKAMSTGGGGHVDLIKQASAFLTYSSLCPPDDLAERGLLDVQSCFYAKDALRLWEVINRYVTGIFDLHYKTDAAVRDDHELQNWCREITEIGLQGAQKRGFPISLQSRAQACHFITMCVFTCTAQHSSVHLGQLDWFYWVPNAPCTMRLPPPTTKDATMEKLMATLPDPHQSTLQINVVWLLGRRQAVMVPLGQHSEEHFSSPEAKAVLMKFREELAALEEEIEIRNKSLDIPYEYMKPSLVENSVAV, from the exons ATGGGTGTCTTCTGCATCCGTGTCTCCACTGGGTGCTCGCTGTACGCGGGCTCCATAGACAAAGTCCACCTGTGGCTGGTGGGCGAGCATGGAGAAGCATCTCTCGGGATGCTGCCAGCACCCCAACGGAACTCG GAGGTGGAATTCCAGGTGGATGTGCCAGAGCACCTGGGGCCCCTGCTGTTCGTGAAAGTGCAGAAACTCCATTACTTTCTGGATGACGCCTGGTTCTGCAACTGGATCTCTGTGAAGGGCCCGGGAGACCAGGGAGCAGAGTACAGGTTCCCCTGTTACCGATGGGTGCAGGGCACCCGCATCCTGAGCCTCCCTGAGGGCACCG GCTGCACTGTGGTTGAAGACACTCAAGGCCTGTTCAGGAAGCATAGGGAAGAGGaactggaagagagaaagagtcTGTACCG GTGGGACAACTGGAAGAATGGCGGTGTCCTGAACGTGGCCGCGACCAGCTTGTCTGACCTCCCTGTAGATGAGCGATTTCGAGAGGACAAAAAAGTTGAATTTGAAGCTTCGCGGGTTTGGGG GAAAGCAGATGTCCTTCTCAACTTTCCTATAAATTCTCTGACCTCCTGGAAAGACCTAGATGACTTCACATGGGTTTTCAAGCTTGGCCGCACCAAACTGGCTG AGCGGGTTCGAAGCTCCTGGAAAGAGGATGCTTTCTTTGGGTACCAGTTTCTCAATGGTGCTAACCCCATGGTGCTGAGGCGATCTACTCAACTTCCTTCCCGTCTGGAATTCCCTCGGGGGATGGAGAAGCTGCAGGCCGAACTGCACAAGGAGCTGGAG GAAGGCACTCTATTTGAAGCCGATTTCTCCCTTCTGAATGGGATCAAGGCCAATGTCATCCAAAGCAGACAGCAGTACCTGGCTGCCCCTCTCGTCATGCTGAAGCTGCAGCCAGATGGGCAACTCTTGCCCATGGCCATCCAG CTTGAACTGCCCAAAACTGGATTGGACCCACCGCCAATTTTTACACCCGCGGATCCCCCAGTGGACTGGCTCCTGGCCAAATGCTGGGTCCGTAGCTCTGACATACAGCTGCATGAGATACAATCTCATTTCCTGAGAGGACACCTGATGGCTGAAGTCTTTTCTGTGGCCACCAGGAGGACCCTGCCTTCAGTGCACCCTGTTTTTAAG CTTCTAGTTCCTCACCTGCTCTACACCTTGGAAATTAATGTCCGGGCCAGGAGTGATCTGATCGGAGAGAGTGGTTTTTTTGACAAG GCTATGAGCACAGGCGGAGGAGGCCATGTGGATCTTATCAAGCAAGCCAGCGCCTTTCTGACCTACAGCTCACTGTGTCCCCCTGACGACTTGGCTGAGCGGGGGCTCCTGGATGTTCAGTCTTGCTTTTATGCTAAAGATGCCCTGCGACTCTGGGAAGTCATAAATCG GTACGTGACAGGAATATTTGATCTCCACTACAAGACTGATGCAGCCGTGAGAGATGACCATGAACTGCAGAACTGGTGTCGAGAAATCACGGAGATTGGGCTGCAAGGTGCCCAGAAGAGAG GGTTTCCCATCTCTCTACAGTCTCGGGCTCAGGCCTGCCACTTTATCACCATGTGCGTCTTCACCTGCACCGCCCAGCACTCTTCTGTCCATCTAGGCCAG TTGGACTGGTTCTATTGGGTCCCTAATGCACCCTGTACCATGCGGCTGCCACCACCTACCACCAAGGATGCGACAATGGAGAAACTGATGGCCACACTGCCCGACCCTCATCAGTCTACTCTCCAGATAAATGTCGTCTGGCTGCTGGGCAGACGCCAGGCTGTTATG GTGCCTCTGGGTCAGCATTCAGAGGAACACTTCTCAAGCCCCGAGGCCAAAGCTGTGCTGATGAAATTCAGAGAGGAGCTGGCTGCCCTGGAAGAGGAAATTGAGATTCGTAATAAGAGCCTGGACATACCCTATGAGTACATGAAGCCCAGCCTGGTGGAAAACAGCGTGGCCGTATGA